Proteins from one Salvelinus sp. IW2-2015 linkage group LG9, ASM291031v2, whole genome shotgun sequence genomic window:
- the LOC111969001 gene encoding XK-related protein 6: MAAQSDGGGWGGTGEGVGEGVFDGDTEGDCQPLESAAIHICLCCHSAVCYWGCRSNCLGNLLGEDTTGGIGGTGVGRGSGLRETRCPPEEGLWLDCLWLILALLVFFWDVGTDLLLAADYYTRQDYLWFGLTLFLVLVPSIVVQILSFRWFTQDYSGECLTTWLGTVDCSKGGEREKLTRREPADQRWIYPGTDRVRVASVWLWQITIHILQLGQVWRYIRTLYLGIQSHRMKELKEAQRRFYWAMMFEYADVNMLRLLETFLESAPQLVLQLCIMIQQNRAETLQCISSLGSLLSLSWVLASYHKLLRDSRDDQRSLSYRGALLHLLWRLFTISSRVLSLALFASLFHLYFGIFVVLHWCGMALWVVHGGTDFCMSRWEEVLFNMVVGIVYIFCWFNVKEGHTRGRMVAYYSVVLAENTLLTGLWYVYRDHAETDIYAVPALCGVYLSFAGGVLVMLLYYGLLHPSHTHPTPASTCCDELLWGNPLPPSAPPTPAHLAAPFHSDDIIAEGCLPVFQVRSEPPTSRHFEGPLIKIDMPRKRYPAWDAHYVDRRLRRTINLLQYLTPAAAGIRYRDRSLLYELLQYESSL; the protein is encoded by the exons ATGGCCGCTCAGTCTGATGGAGGGGGATGGGGAGGAACGGGGGAgggtgtgggggagggggtgtttgatggagacacagagggagactgTCAGCCTCTGGAATCTGCAGCCATTCACATCTGTCTCTGTTGCCACTCTGCTGTCTGCTATTGGGGCTGTCGCTCCAACTGCCTGGGAAACCTGCTGGGGGAGGACACTactgg AGGGATTGGAGGGACCGGAGTTGGCAGGGGTAGCGGTTTAAGGGAGACTCGCTGCCCGCCAGAGGAGGGCCTGTGGCTGGACTgtctctggctgatcctggctctCCTCGTCTTCTTTTGGGACGTGGGAACAGACCTACTTCTCGCTGCGGACTACTACACCAGACAGGACTATCTGTGGTTTGGTCTGACGCTTTTTCTTGTGCTGGTGCCGTCGATTGTAGTTCAGATCCTGAGCTTCCGCTGGTTCACCCAGGACTACAGCGGAGAGTGTCTGACAACCTGGCTGGGGACAGTGGACTGCagcaagggaggagagagagaaaagctgaCCAGGCGAGAGCCAGCCGACCAAAGATGGATTTATCCCGGGACAGACCGGGTAAGAGTGGCCTCAGTGTGGCTGTGGCAGATCACCATACACATTCTACAGCTGGGACAGGTCTGGAG GTATATCCGTACGTTGTACCTGGGTATCCAGTCCCACCGTATGAAGGAGCTTAAGGAGGCCCAGAGGAGGTTCTACTGGGCCATGATGTTTGAGTATGCAGACGTCAACATGCTGCGGCTACTGGAGACCTTCCTGGAGTCAGCTCCTCAACTAGTACTACAGCTCTGTATTATGATACAGCAGAACCGTGCTGAAACTCTACAGT gtaTATCTAGTCTAGGCTCTCTTCTGTCTCTATCCTGGGTGTTGGCTTCGTACCACAAGCTCCTGCGTGACTCCAGGGACGACCAGCGCAGTCTGAGTTACCGCGGTGCCCTTCTCCACCTTCTCTGGCGCCTCTTCACCATCTCCTCCcgcgttctctctctcgccctcttcgcCTCCCTCTTCCACCTGTACTTTGGCATCTTTGTGGTGCTCCACTGGTGTGGCATGGCACTGTGGGTGGTGCATGGAGGAACAGACTTCTGTATGTCTcgctgggaggaggtgctgttTAACATGGTGGTGGGCATCGTCTACATCTTCTGTTGGTTCAACGTCAAGGAGGGACACACCAGGGGACGCATGGTTGCTTACTACTCTGTGGTACTGGCTGAGAATACACTTCTCACCGGACTGTG gtatGTGTATCGTGACCATGCAGAAACAGACATCTACGCGGTGCCAGCATTGTGTGGTGTCTACCTGTCCTTTGCGGGTGGAGTACTGGTGATGCTTCTATACTACGGCCTTCtccacccctcacacacacaccccaccccggCCTCAACCTGCTGTGACGAGCTGCTGTGGGGTAACCCCTTGCCCCCCTCAGCTCCACCCACCCCAGCCCACCTGGCTGCCCCGTTTCACAGTGATGACATCATCGCAGAAGGCTGTCTGCCGGTGTTCCAGGTGCGTTCAGAGCCCCCCACCTCACGCCATTTCGAGGGTCCTCTGATAAAGATTGACATGCCCAGGAAACGTTACCCGGCCTGGGACGCTCACTACGTGGACAGACGGCTGCGAAGAACCATCAACCTACTGCAGTACCTGACACCTGCAGCCGCAGGCATTCGATACAGGGACAGATCTCTGCTCTATGAACTACTGCAGTACGAGTCTTCTCtctga